Proteins from one Leptonema illini DSM 21528 genomic window:
- a CDS encoding IS3 family transposase, translating into MHITDAIREAQKSGARLRLAADTAGISLRTLERWEKNPSDDRRKDNRFAVSNALSPDERRVIRDTVCLPEFTDLNPHQIVSILAEKGLYIGSESTYYRVMRQEGLRVHRGRSRAPERSRPDEYVASGPNQVWTWDISYLASEERGVHYYLYLIVDIWDRYIVGWSIHEQESGILAADLLQKACLMHKVSKKSLVVHQDNGTPMTSAEFLSCLASWGKPSYSRPGVSDDNPYSESLFKHLKYNHRYPVRFETMQAAIDWMERFQEYYNHSHRHSAIGYVTPAQRRTGESEAILAKRRLTYAVARAKHPERWSRHTRPWTQPEKVALNPRDKQKTGQDAA; encoded by the coding sequence ATGCATATCACCGATGCGATCCGTGAGGCACAGAAGTCAGGGGCTCGACTGAGGCTTGCAGCAGATACCGCGGGCATCAGTCTGCGTACACTTGAGCGGTGGGAGAAAAATCCGAGCGATGATCGCCGTAAAGACAATCGTTTTGCCGTATCGAATGCACTCTCGCCAGACGAGAGAAGGGTTATACGAGATACTGTCTGCCTTCCCGAATTTACGGATCTGAATCCACATCAGATCGTATCCATTCTCGCGGAAAAAGGCCTGTATATAGGGTCGGAATCGACTTATTATCGGGTCATGCGCCAGGAAGGCCTTCGAGTTCACCGCGGTCGGTCCCGGGCACCTGAGCGCAGTCGACCTGATGAGTACGTTGCCTCAGGACCGAATCAAGTGTGGACATGGGACATCAGCTATCTTGCATCCGAAGAGCGCGGAGTGCATTACTATCTGTATCTGATCGTTGATATCTGGGACCGCTATATTGTCGGCTGGTCCATTCATGAGCAAGAATCGGGGATACTGGCTGCGGATCTATTGCAGAAGGCATGCCTGATGCACAAAGTATCCAAAAAGTCTCTTGTCGTGCATCAGGATAACGGCACTCCCATGACATCTGCGGAATTCTTATCCTGCCTGGCTTCCTGGGGCAAACCGAGCTATTCGCGCCCCGGAGTAAGTGATGATAACCCTTATTCCGAATCCCTCTTCAAGCATTTGAAATATAACCATCGATACCCGGTCCGATTTGAGACAATGCAAGCCGCTATTGATTGGATGGAGCGGTTTCAGGAGTATTATAACCATAGCCATCGGCATTCTGCTATAGGCTATGTCACTCCAGCGCAGAGGCGGACAGGGGAATCGGAGGCCATCCTTGCGAAGCGCAGGTTAACGTATGCGGTTGCTCGTGCCAAGCACCCGGAGCGATGGAGCCGACATACTCGGCCATGGACGCAACCAGAGAAAGTTGCTTTGAATCCTCGGGATAAACAAAAGACTGGACAGGATGCCGCCTGA